Proteins encoded by one window of Phycisphaeraceae bacterium:
- a CDS encoding thiolase family protein: protein MATQSVIVAAKRTPIGRFFGGYARVPATKLGSWAVSAVLADVPGAKTAVDECVMGCVLQAGLGQNPARQAGLGAGLATTLSAKTINKVCGSGLEAVMMADQSIRAGDNRCVVAGGMENMTLAPHFAELRSGVKFGEVAFKDHMQFDGLTCAFENCGMTNSADYIAKKHGISRAEQDRFSAQSHARAAAATSAGHFKSELITITGEMVGNKKVAGPEGGVAADEGIRADSTAEVLGKLRTVPGHETITAGNASQISDGAAAVLVMSSSRAEELGVKPLARIVATHTHGVDPKDIFEAPIGGIRGVLDMANLKASDIDLFEINEAFAAQVLCNVKELGIKEDRLNICGGGVALGHPIGASGARVLVTLVHQLRRTGGKRGVVSLCLGGGNAVAMVIEAC, encoded by the coding sequence ATGGCCACGCAGTCTGTCATCGTCGCTGCCAAGCGCACTCCGATCGGTCGCTTTTTCGGAGGTTACGCTCGCGTACCTGCGACGAAACTGGGGTCATGGGCGGTCTCGGCGGTGCTTGCCGATGTTCCCGGTGCGAAGACGGCGGTCGATGAGTGCGTAATGGGGTGCGTGCTTCAGGCGGGTCTGGGGCAGAACCCGGCGCGGCAGGCGGGGCTGGGGGCCGGACTTGCGACGACGCTTTCGGCCAAGACGATCAACAAGGTGTGCGGCTCGGGTCTCGAAGCTGTGATGATGGCGGATCAATCGATCCGCGCAGGCGACAACCGGTGTGTGGTGGCGGGAGGCATGGAGAACATGACGCTTGCACCGCACTTTGCCGAACTCCGCAGTGGCGTGAAGTTCGGCGAGGTTGCGTTCAAGGATCACATGCAGTTCGACGGACTGACGTGTGCCTTTGAAAACTGCGGCATGACCAACTCGGCGGACTACATCGCCAAAAAGCACGGGATCTCGCGGGCCGAGCAGGATCGCTTCAGTGCGCAGAGCCACGCTCGCGCGGCGGCCGCAACTTCGGCAGGGCATTTCAAGTCCGAACTCATCACCATCACCGGCGAGATGGTCGGCAACAAGAAGGTGGCCGGGCCAGAGGGCGGCGTGGCGGCGGATGAAGGGATCCGTGCCGATTCGACAGCCGAAGTCCTCGGCAAGTTGCGAACGGTTCCGGGGCACGAGACGATCACGGCTGGTAATGCGAGCCAGATCAGCGACGGTGCGGCCGCAGTCCTGGTGATGAGTTCATCGCGGGCCGAAGAACTGGGCGTCAAGCCTCTGGCGCGCATTGTGGCCACTCATACGCATGGCGTCGATCCGAAAGACATTTTCGAAGCTCCGATCGGTGGCATTCGCGGGGTACTCGACATGGCGAATCTGAAGGCGAGCGACATCGACCTCTTCGAGATCAACGAGGCCTTCGCCGCGCAGGTGTTGTGCAATGTCAAGGAACTCGGCATCAAGGAAGATCGGCTGAACATCTGCGGCGGCGGGGTTGCACTCGGACATCCGATCGGTGCTTCGGGCGCTCGCGTGTTGGTGACACTCGTGCACCAACTGCGTCGCACAGGGGGCAAGCGAGGCGTTGTGAGCCTGTGCCTCGGCGGCGGCAATGCAGTGGCGATGGTGATCGAGGCATGCTGA